Below is a window of Synechococcus sp. MW101C3 DNA.
CTCGCGCGCCTCCTACCCGAAGCAGTACTGGGCGCTGGCCGGCAGCGACGACACCACCCTGCTGCAGCAGACCCAGCAACGGCTGGAGGGCCTGCCCCAGCTGGCGCCGCCCTTGCTGGTCTGCAACGAAGACCACCGCTTCATCGTGGCCGAGCAGATGCGCCAGATCGGCGTGGATCCAGCCGCGATCCTGCTGGAGCCGGTGGGGCGCAACACCGCGCCGGCGATCGCCGTGGCCGCCCTGCAGGCCACCGCCCGCGGTGAGGATCCGCTGCTGCTGGTGCTGGCCGCCGATCACGTGATCCGCGACGGCGCCGCCTTCCGCGCGGCGATCACGGCGGGTCGTCCCGCCGCCGCGGCCGGCCGCCTGGTGACCTTCGGCATCGTGCCCACCGCGCCGGAAACCGGCTACGGCTACATCGAGGCGGCCCTGCCCTTCGCCGCTGCGCCCACAAACGGTGCCGCCGCCGGCCCTCTGGAGCCGGTGCCGATCGCCCGCTTCGTGGAGAAGCCCGACCGGGCCACCGCCGAGCAGTTCTTCGCCTCGGGACGCTTCACCTGGAACAGCGGCATGTTCCTGTTCAAGGCCAGCGCCATCCTGGCCGAGCTGGAGCGGCTCACCCCCGAACTCGTGAGCGCCTGCCGCGCCGCCCTGGAGCAGGATTCCGCCGACCTGGATTTCCTGCGTCTGGAGCAGGAATCCTTTGCCAGCTGCCCCAGCCTGGCCATCGACGTGGCCGTGATGGAGCGCACGGCGCTCGGTTCGGTGCTGCCGCTGGAGGCGGGCTGGAGCGATGTGGGTAGCTGGAGCGCCCTGTGGGACACCGGCGAGCGGGATGCTTCGGGCAACGTGCTGCGCGGCCGGGTGATCAGCGAGGGGTCGCGCAACTGCTATCTGCGCAGCGAGCACCGGCTGGTGGTGGGCCTCGGCGTCGATGATCTGGTGGTGGTCGAAACCGACGATGCGGTGCTGGTGGCCCACCGCGACCGGGCCCAGGACGTCAAGATGATCGTCAACCAGCTGGAAGCGGCGGGCGCCTCGGAAGGCAAGGCCCATCGCCGCATCTACCGCCCATGGGGCCACTACGACGGCGTTGTGGAGGGAGAGCGCTGGCAGGTGAAGAAGATCCTGGTGAAACCGGGCGCTTCGCTGTCGCTGCAGATGCACCACCACCGCGCCGAGCACTGGGTGGTGGTGAAAGGCACCGCCGTGGTGGAGAAAGACGGCCTCCAGGAGATGGTGGGCGAGAACCAGAGCACCTACATCCCGCTCGGCTCGAAGCACCGGCTGTCGAACCCCGGCAAGATCGCCGTGGAGATGATCGAGGTGCAGAGCGGCCCCTATCTCGGCGAAGACGACATCGTGCGCTTCGATGACGTCTACGGCCGCACCGACGCCCCCCACCGCGGCATCGCCCAGGCGGCCAGCTGACGCTTACCCGGGGCCATACCCCGCCGGATTGGCCGACTGCCAGGCCCAGCCGTCCCGGCAGATAACGTCCAGGCCACGCTCAGTGCGCCAGCCCAGCCGCTCGGCCGCCAGGGCGGGATCCGCCACCGACACCGCCACATCCCCAGGCCGACGCTCTTCGATGCGGTAGGCGATCGGCCGTCCGCTGGCCCGCTCATAGGCGCGCACCACCTCCAGCACCGAATGCCCCGCACCGCTGCCGAGGTTGAGGGTAAGGCGCTGGGGAGCTTCTGCCAGCAGCACCTCAAGGGCCGCGCGATGGCCGTCGGCCAGGTCCATGACGTGGATGTAGTCGCGCACGCCGGTGCCATCGGCCGTGGGCCAGTCACCGCCGAAGACGCGCAGGAAGGGCCGCCGGCCGATCGCCACCTGGCTCACGAAGGGGAAGAGGTTGTTGGGCAGGCCGCCGGGATCTTCGCCGATGCGGCCGCTGGGATGGGCGCCACAGGGGTTGAAGTAGCGCAGCAGGGCCACCCGCCAGCCGGGTTCGCTGGCCGCCACATCGGCCAGCAGGCGCTCCACCGCGGCCTTGGTTTCGCCGTAAGGGTTCACCGGTGCCACCGGCGCGGATTCGGGGATCGGCACCACGCTGGTGAAGCCATAGAGCGTGGCGCTGCTGCTGAACACGATCGTGCGGCAACCGGCCTGGCGCATGGCCGCCAGTAACCGCACGCTGCCGCCCACGTTCACATCCCAGTAGCGCAGGGGGTCGGCTACCGACTCGCCCACCGCCTTGCAACCCGCCAGATGGATCACGGCCTCGATCGCTGCAGCGGCGAACGCCCGTTCCAGGGCGGCCGGATCACGGATGTCGCCCTGGATCAGATGCAGCGGCGCCCCCGCCAGTTCCTCGACCCGGCGCAGGGCTTCCGGGGAGCTGTTGGAGAAGTCGTCGAGCACCACCAGGCGATGGCCCAGCTGCAGCAGCAGCACACAGAGGTGACTGCCGATGAAGCCTGCCCCACCGGTGATCAGAAGCGCGGCCATTGCAAAGGCTGGGTGTGCTTTCGGACCCTACTGATCGGCAGCGATGGCCAGCCGCCTCGCCCCTCGGGGGCGCTTCAACCCAGGCGGAGGTCGATGGTGCGCAGGCCGGGCTCCGGCAATGGCCAGGCCGGCGCCGCCAGCGGCTCGAGGGGCTCAGGATCGGGCACGAAGTGATGCGGCTCACCATCGCGGCGGAAGCAGACCAGCCGCTCCCCGCTGCCTGCCGCGAGGATCTCCAGCTGCAGGGGCAACTGGTTCGGGATGCAGGGATGCAGGGAAGGGAACAGGCTGCTGTGGCGGTAGCGGATCCCCAGCCAGCCGTCCGCGAGCGGCAGGTCACGGCCGCAGAGGCGCAGCCGGTAGGCGGCCAGGAACGCCTCGTTCGCCCGCAGTTCCAGGCGCTGCAGGGAGCTGTCGACGAAGCGGCTGGTGGTGCCGCCCTCCGCCGGGGTGTCGCACAGCAGCGGCCAGGGCTCCAGGGCACGGCGGATCTCCAGCCGGGCGCCCTGCTGCTCCCAGGAGAGCAGCAACGGGAAGCGCCAGTTCCAGATCTGCCGGTAGGGCTCGGGCTGCATGTCGAGGCCGTCGGCATCCAGCTGCTGCAGCACCTCCTGCAGATCGCTCCAGAGCGCATGGGGCAGTAGCGCCTCATCGTGAAGGCGCTCGTTGAAGGTGATCAGCTCGGTGGGGCGGTGGATCGGATCCAGCAGGTGCGCCGCCAGCGCGCTCCAGAGCAGGGCGATCGCCGCGGCCCACTCCGCCCTGGGCAGGGCCTCGATCGCCCGGAATTCGATCAGGCCCTGGCAGCCGCTGGGCCAGGCGGGGTTCCAGAACTTGTCGAAGCTGATTTCGCTGCGGTGGGTGTTGCCGCTGCGGTCGGCATGGAGGTGGCGCAGGGTTTCACTGATCAGCACCCGCTGATCGCCCTCGGGCAACTGCTCCAGGGCGCTGTGGGCCAGTCGGAGATCGAGGGGGCTGGCACTGCCCTCATCGAGGCGCGGCGCCTGGGAGGACGGGCCCACCGAGCTGTTGCTGAAGAGATAGGAGAGGCTGGGATGGTGCTGCCAGAAGCGCAGGATCCCCACCAGCCAGGCTGGCCGGCTGAAGAACGGGTTGGCCTCAAGGCTGGCGCCGCCCCAGAGCAGGTGGTTGCCGCCGCCGGTGCCCTGCTGCTCCAGGCCCTCACCCTTCGAGCTGCAGAGGCCCACCGCCACGCCCGCCTCGGCCAGGGTCTGCATCCAGCCGGCGTAGTCGGCCCAGCCGTGGCACACCGGCAGGTTGACCTCCAGCACGCCGGGGTCGGCGGTGAGGCCCAGCACCTGCCACTGGCCGTCCACATCAACAGGCAGCATGCCGCTGAGTTCGGGCTGGCTCCAGCCCGCGCTGGCGGCGGCGATCACCGTCAGCAGCTCGAGCAGGGGCTCGCGCGCCAGCGGCGGCAGAAAGAGGTTCCAGCTGTCATCGCGGATCTCCAGCGTCAGCACCTGACGCAGCACCCCCTCGGGGAAATGCACAAGCGGCAGGCGCAGCCCGGCCGGACCGGGGGCCGGCAGCAGGCGGCAGAGCCGCTTGGCGAGGCTCCACTCGGCCGCCTGCCAACCCGCGGGCTCGCCGTCCTCGCTGGCCTCGGCGTGGTGGCAGAGCGGCACCGCCCAGACGCGGTTGTCGGGGGCGAGGGGATCCTTGAGCTTGAGTGGCTTGAAGGCGCAGCCCAGGGCCGAGCCGACGGCCTCCAGAAAGGCCTTGGCGCGTTTGCGCGGCAGGGGAGGCAGGCAGAAGGGCGCACCGAACTCCGGTGGGCGCCCCGCCGCAGCGTCCTGGGGCCAGCGCACCAGGGGCAGGCCATCGAGGCCGGTGATCAACCGCAGCGCCCAGCGCGGGTTCACCTCGCCGTCGTAGCGCTTGCCCGGGCAGTACATCAAGGTGCTGCCGGGCCAGGTGCGGCGCTGAATCTCCGCCGCCAGGCCATGGGCGTAGGCCAGCTTGGTGGGCCCATCGGCGGTGACCGACCATTCGGCCCCTTCGGGCTTGAGCGGCACGTAGGTGGGTTCACCGCCCAGGGTGAGGTGGAGGCCCGCGGCCTGCAGCCGGTGCTCCGCTTCAACGGCCGTGGCCGCCATCCAGCCGGGGGTGGAAGTCAGGGGAGGGGGCGCGGGCCGTTGCAGGGAGTCGGCGGGCGCAGACGCGGGGGTGAAGGGCATGGTCAGTGAGGGGTAGTCCGCAGGCTGGCAGGAATCACGGTGCAGGCATTGATCGGCACCGGCGCCACCTTCCAGATGCGTTCGGCGTACTCGGCGATCGAGCGGTCGGAAGAGAAGAAGCCGCAGCGGGCTGTGTTCAGCACCGACATGCGGCTCCAGCTGGCGGGGTTCTGCCAGGCCTGATCGACGGCGTTATGGGCGCGGCGGTAGTCGCCCATGTCGGCCATCACCCGGAACGGATCGCTGCCGCAGAGGTTGGCCAGCAGTGGGTGGAAGAGGTCGCGGTCGCCTTCGCTGAAGTGGCCCGAGCCGATCAGCTCGATCGCTTCGCGGGCGATCGGATCGTTCTCCAGCCAGGGCATCGGGTGGTAGCCGTTGCGGTTGAGCGATTCGATCTGCTCGGCGGTGTGGCCGAACAGGAAGAAGTTCTCGTGGCCCACCAGCTCGCGGATTTCCACGTTGGCGCCATCGAGGGTGCCGATCGTGACGGCGCCGTTGAGCGCCATCTTCATGTTGCCGGTGCCGGAGGCCTCCTTGCCGGCGGTGGAGATCTGCTCGGAGAGGTCCACAGCGGGATAGACCTTCTGGCCGAGGCTGACACTGAAGTTGGGCAGGAAGACCACCCGCATGCGGCCGTCCATGGCCGGGTCCATGTTGACGATCTCGGCGATACCGCCGATCAGCCGGATGATCAGCTTGGCCATGTGGTAGCCCGGCGCCGCCTTGCCCCCGAAGATGAAGGTGCGGGGCGGCAGGTCCTCACCGTTGCGCAGCCGCAGGTAGCGCTCCACGATCTGCAGCGCGGCCAGGTGCTGGCGCTTGTACTCGTGGATCCGCTTCACCTGGACGTCGAACAGCGACGAGGGGTCCACCAGCACGCCAAGGTCGTGGTGGATGGTGGCGGCCAGCCGCTGCTTGGCCTGATCGCGCACGCTGCGCCAGCGCTCCAGGAAGGCACCGTCATCGGCATGGGCCTCGAGGCCCTTGAGCTCGGCCAGATCCCGCCGCCAGCCGCGGCCGATCGTCTCGTCGAGCAGGCCGGAGAGGAACGGATTGGCCACCGCGATCCAGCGGCGGGGTGTGACGCCGTTGGTGACGTTGGTGAAGCGATCGGGCCAGAGATCGGCGAACTCGGGGAACAGCTGAGACTGCACCAGGTCGCTGTGCAGCTCCGCCACCCCGTTCACCTTCTGGCTGCCCACCACCGCCAGGTTCGCCATCCGCACCTTGCGCTGGGGCCCCTCCTGGATCAGCGACAG
It encodes the following:
- a CDS encoding mannose-1-phosphate guanylyltransferase/mannose-6-phosphate isomerase yields the protein MSSEIAFLVPVILCGGTGTRLWPLSRASYPKQYWALAGSDDTTLLQQTQQRLEGLPQLAPPLLVCNEDHRFIVAEQMRQIGVDPAAILLEPVGRNTAPAIAVAALQATARGEDPLLLVLAADHVIRDGAAFRAAITAGRPAAAAGRLVTFGIVPTAPETGYGYIEAALPFAAAPTNGAAAGPLEPVPIARFVEKPDRATAEQFFASGRFTWNSGMFLFKASAILAELERLTPELVSACRAALEQDSADLDFLRLEQESFASCPSLAIDVAVMERTALGSVLPLEAGWSDVGSWSALWDTGERDASGNVLRGRVISEGSRNCYLRSEHRLVVGLGVDDLVVVETDDAVLVAHRDRAQDVKMIVNQLEAAGASEGKAHRRIYRPWGHYDGVVEGERWQVKKILVKPGASLSLQMHHHRAEHWVVVKGTAVVEKDGLQEMVGENQSTYIPLGSKHRLSNPGKIAVEMIEVQSGPYLGEDDIVRFDDVYGRTDAPHRGIAQAAS
- the galE gene encoding UDP-glucose 4-epimerase GalE, which codes for MAALLITGGAGFIGSHLCVLLLQLGHRLVVLDDFSNSSPEALRRVEELAGAPLHLIQGDIRDPAALERAFAAAAIEAVIHLAGCKAVGESVADPLRYWDVNVGGSVRLLAAMRQAGCRTIVFSSSATLYGFTSVVPIPESAPVAPVNPYGETKAAVERLLADVAASEPGWRVALLRYFNPCGAHPSGRIGEDPGGLPNNLFPFVSQVAIGRRPFLRVFGGDWPTADGTGVRDYIHVMDLADGHRAALEVLLAEAPQRLTLNLGSGAGHSVLEVVRAYERASGRPIAYRIEERRPGDVAVSVADPALAAERLGWRTERGLDVICRDGWAWQSANPAGYGPG
- a CDS encoding transglutaminase family protein, whose amino-acid sequence is MPFTPASAPADSLQRPAPPPLTSTPGWMAATAVEAEHRLQAAGLHLTLGGEPTYVPLKPEGAEWSVTADGPTKLAYAHGLAAEIQRRTWPGSTLMYCPGKRYDGEVNPRWALRLITGLDGLPLVRWPQDAAAGRPPEFGAPFCLPPLPRKRAKAFLEAVGSALGCAFKPLKLKDPLAPDNRVWAVPLCHHAEASEDGEPAGWQAAEWSLAKRLCRLLPAPGPAGLRLPLVHFPEGVLRQVLTLEIRDDSWNLFLPPLAREPLLELLTVIAAASAGWSQPELSGMLPVDVDGQWQVLGLTADPGVLEVNLPVCHGWADYAGWMQTLAEAGVAVGLCSSKGEGLEQQGTGGGNHLLWGGASLEANPFFSRPAWLVGILRFWQHHPSLSYLFSNSSVGPSSQAPRLDEGSASPLDLRLAHSALEQLPEGDQRVLISETLRHLHADRSGNTHRSEISFDKFWNPAWPSGCQGLIEFRAIEALPRAEWAAAIALLWSALAAHLLDPIHRPTELITFNERLHDEALLPHALWSDLQEVLQQLDADGLDMQPEPYRQIWNWRFPLLLSWEQQGARLEIRRALEPWPLLCDTPAEGGTTSRFVDSSLQRLELRANEAFLAAYRLRLCGRDLPLADGWLGIRYRHSSLFPSLHPCIPNQLPLQLEILAAGSGERLVCFRRDGEPHHFVPDPEPLEPLAAPAWPLPEPGLRTIDLRLG
- a CDS encoding glycogen/starch/alpha-glucan phosphorylase, with the protein product MAATTAPPADRDYFSSADGRALAEGIRRHLFSSLAKSPSLATRHDYYRALALAVRDQLLHNWVDTAEAYTQEGVRTVSYLSAEYLLGPHLDNNLVNLGLREAAKDACDELGVDLEELIAEEPEPGLGNGGLGRLAACFQESLASLELPAIGYGIRYEFGIFRQQISNGWQVESTDPWLAQSNPWEVIRPEWTYPVQIGQHVVLGVAYDTPILGYGVKTTNTLRLWSAQAPEAFDFASFNAGDYTRAVLQKVESETLSKVLYPNDELEQGKRLRLSQQIFFVSCSLQDMFRILKGQGLPVTEFHHKFAVQLNDTHPAIAVAELMRLLIDEHGADWDTAWSITTASVNYTNHTLLPEALETWGLELFAQLLPRQLEIIYEINARFLRMVRIRYPGQPELLERLSLIQEGPQRKVRMANLAVVGSQKVNGVAELHSDLVQSQLFPEFADLWPDRFTNVTNGVTPRRWIAVANPFLSGLLDETIGRGWRRDLAELKGLEAHADDGAFLERWRSVRDQAKQRLAATIHHDLGVLVDPSSLFDVQVKRIHEYKRQHLAALQIVERYLRLRNGEDLPPRTFIFGGKAAPGYHMAKLIIRLIGGIAEIVNMDPAMDGRMRVVFLPNFSVSLGQKVYPAVDLSEQISTAGKEASGTGNMKMALNGAVTIGTLDGANVEIRELVGHENFFLFGHTAEQIESLNRNGYHPMPWLENDPIAREAIELIGSGHFSEGDRDLFHPLLANLCGSDPFRVMADMGDYRRAHNAVDQAWQNPASWSRMSVLNTARCGFFSSDRSIAEYAERIWKVAPVPINACTVIPASLRTTPH